Proteins encoded in a region of the Drosophila sechellia strain sech25 chromosome 2L, ASM438219v1, whole genome shotgun sequence genome:
- the LOC116800193 gene encoding uncharacterized protein LOC116800193: MKLYFLVILAFMLVGIGWGENCNKPCGKCILPTCNYDGKCYFEGTSACALENEKCRRKKKNLEPFVKTVAGFCEMGVKMCK, from the exons atgaaattgtattttttagtTATTCTGG CCTTTATGCTAGTCGGGATTGGATGGGGAGAAAACTGCAATAAGCCGTGCGGAAAATGCATCTTGCCCACCTGCAATTATGATGGGAAATGTTACTTTGAGGGAACCAGCGCTTGTGCTCtggaaaatgaaaagtgcCGACGAAAGAAAAAGAATCTTGAAC CATTCGTAAAAACCGTGGCTGGGTTCTGTGAGATGGGCGTTAAAATGTGTAAATag
- the LOC116802423 gene encoding uncharacterized protein LOC116802423, producing the protein MPFSLFKTASIAVAGRHPKFKSFTAITLNRRDPSCAQMEFGAAKTTTTGWKTRNGHH; encoded by the exons ATGCCTTTTAGTCTCTTCAAAACAGCCAGCATAGCTGTAGCTGGTCGCCATCCAAAGTTCAAGAGCTTTACGGCAATAACTTTAAATAGAAGAGACCCATCTTGCGCCCAAATG GAATTTGGTGCGGCCAAAACCACGACGACGGGGTGGAAAACAAGAAACGGGCATCATTAA